The Pirellulimonas nuda genome includes a region encoding these proteins:
- a CDS encoding secondary thiamine-phosphate synthase enzyme YjbQ translates to MLSYRQELWFNLPERMEFRNITPEVEKCLRDSGVREGLCLVNAMHITASVFINDDEPGLHRDYKKWLEELAPFDPSPQRYHHNRTGEDNADAHHKRQIMGREVVVAVTEGKLDFGPWEQIFYGEFDGRRKKRVLVKIIGE, encoded by the coding sequence ATGCTCAGCTACCGCCAAGAACTGTGGTTCAACCTCCCCGAGCGGATGGAGTTCCGCAACATCACGCCGGAGGTTGAAAAGTGTCTGCGCGACAGCGGCGTCCGCGAGGGGCTTTGCCTGGTGAACGCCATGCACATCACCGCCAGCGTGTTCATCAACGACGACGAGCCCGGCCTGCACCGCGACTACAAGAAGTGGCTGGAAGAGCTGGCGCCGTTCGACCCGTCGCCGCAGCGCTACCACCACAACCGCACCGGTGAGGACAACGCAGACGCCCACCACAAGCGGCAGATCATGGGGCGCGAGGTGGTGGTGGCCGTCACCGAAGGCAAGCTCGACTTCGGCCCCTGGGAGCAGATCTTCTACGGCGAGTTCGACGGCCGGCGGAAGAAACGCGTGCTGGTGAAGATCATCGGGGAATGA
- the flgA gene encoding flagellar basal body P-ring formation chaperone FlgA, translating to MNNFWRLLLCVLAFATCLSVRAADVVLRDEVIASGSIIRLGDVALLQGDADQVARLAALPLMPAPGPGTTQTIRAQAVRELLIAQGLDLADLRFDGAVSVRIAHRDWQPAQAPTPVSAEPLIAVPATPDARPAAPASAPEAAAESTLRFDPRQQTGFRMPVRQPEPSERLRAISPRRSEALQKWLADQIDSRVRHEASDKLIVSKVDISQAQTEVLALAQGTISIRPLEEPAVGWRRFELLFQTGQGEARMSVTAELEPSRTVVVATQSLPRGVRLAPGDLRLQRVAASAAPAGAIEAPDMAVGRETARAIRDAQPLTLSDLDQPILVQRGELVTVLAGSGGIRVRMQGTARTDGRLGEMIEVEQVDKRGRLAARVVARGELAVGALGDSGASRQAYSPLGSPVR from the coding sequence ATGAACAACTTCTGGCGACTACTGCTCTGCGTGCTGGCGTTCGCCACCTGCCTGAGCGTGCGCGCCGCCGACGTGGTGCTCCGCGACGAGGTGATCGCCTCGGGTTCGATCATCCGCCTGGGCGACGTGGCGCTGCTGCAGGGCGACGCGGACCAGGTGGCCCGGCTGGCGGCGCTGCCGCTGATGCCGGCCCCGGGGCCGGGGACCACGCAAACCATCCGCGCCCAGGCGGTCCGCGAGCTGCTGATCGCGCAGGGCCTCGACCTGGCCGACCTGCGGTTCGACGGCGCGGTGAGCGTGCGGATCGCCCACCGCGACTGGCAGCCCGCCCAGGCGCCGACGCCCGTCTCCGCGGAGCCGTTGATCGCCGTACCGGCCACGCCAGACGCACGGCCCGCCGCGCCCGCCAGCGCCCCCGAGGCCGCCGCCGAGAGCACGTTGCGGTTCGACCCCCGGCAGCAGACCGGGTTCCGCATGCCTGTCCGCCAGCCCGAGCCCAGCGAGCGGCTCCGGGCGATCTCGCCGCGCCGCAGCGAAGCGCTGCAGAAGTGGCTCGCGGACCAGATCGACAGCCGCGTCCGCCACGAAGCGTCCGACAAGCTGATCGTCAGCAAAGTGGACATCTCGCAGGCGCAGACCGAGGTGCTGGCGCTCGCCCAGGGCACGATCTCCATCCGGCCGCTCGAAGAGCCGGCGGTTGGGTGGCGGCGGTTTGAGCTGTTGTTTCAGACCGGTCAGGGCGAAGCACGCATGAGCGTCACGGCCGAGTTGGAGCCGTCTCGCACCGTGGTGGTCGCCACGCAGAGCCTGCCGCGCGGCGTGCGGCTGGCGCCCGGCGACCTGCGGCTCCAGCGCGTAGCGGCCAGCGCCGCCCCCGCCGGCGCGATCGAGGCGCCGGACATGGCGGTCGGCCGGGAGACCGCCCGTGCGATCCGCGACGCTCAGCCGCTGACCCTCAGCGACCTCGACCAACCGATCCTCGTCCAACGCGGCGAGCTGGTGACGGTGCTGGCCGGCAGCGGCGGCATCCGCGTCCGCATGCAGGGGACCGCCCGCACCGACGGCCGGCTGGGCGAGATGATCGAAGTAGAACAAGTCGACAAGCGCGGCCGGCTGGCGGCGCGGGTGGTCGCCCGCGGCGAGCTGGCCGTGGGCGCGCTCGGCGATTCCGGCGCGTCCCGCCAAGCTTACAGTCCCCTCGGGAGCCCCGTCCGATGA
- a CDS encoding flagellar basal body L-ring protein FlgH, with translation MNKPALNTIVAAAMLLAVGVARGQEGSLWQAPPSLPTGQFTIENSSILYQPLPPEAQARELMREDIITVLVDYRTSMLSEGQTQNRKTANFNAVLAEWLAFDGNSITGLDSVRQDPEIAGQLNSQYRAQSDLEVRDSLTLRIAAKVVDIQPNGNLVIEAHRQIRNNDEVWEQSLSGVVSRQFINADRTVLSDKIADLKIYKRELGQVRNGYAPGWLAWWYGKYKPF, from the coding sequence ATGAACAAGCCCGCGCTCAACACGATCGTCGCCGCCGCAATGCTGCTGGCCGTGGGCGTCGCCCGCGGTCAGGAAGGGAGCCTGTGGCAGGCGCCCCCGTCGCTGCCGACCGGCCAGTTCACGATCGAGAACAGCTCGATCCTCTACCAGCCGCTCCCCCCCGAGGCGCAGGCCCGCGAGCTGATGCGGGAAGACATCATCACCGTGCTGGTGGACTACCGCACCAGCATGCTCAGCGAGGGGCAGACGCAGAACCGCAAGACGGCCAACTTTAACGCCGTGTTGGCGGAGTGGCTGGCGTTCGACGGCAACAGCATCACCGGCCTGGACAGCGTGCGGCAAGACCCCGAGATCGCCGGTCAGCTCAACAGCCAGTACCGCGCGCAGAGCGACCTCGAGGTGCGCGACTCGCTGACGTTGAGGATCGCCGCGAAGGTGGTCGACATCCAGCCCAACGGCAACCTGGTGATCGAGGCCCACCGGCAGATCCGCAACAACGACGAGGTGTGGGAGCAGTCGCTCTCCGGCGTGGTCTCTCGGCAGTTCATCAACGCCGACCGCACCGTGCTGAGCGACAAGATCGCCGACCTCAAGATCTACAAGCGAGAGCTGGGACAGGTCCGCAACGGCTACGCCCCCGGCTGGCTCGCCTGGTGGTACGGCAAGTACAAGCCGTTCTAG
- the hemC gene encoding hydroxymethylbilane synthase, translated as MTEPVVGAPIRLGTRGSRLARWQADWVAGELQKQGCPVEIVPIVTEGDVQQAGPVEAIGSQGVFTKAIQRALVAREIDLAVHSLKDLPTAPVPGLMLAAAPPREAVGDALVSPVADSLDGLPPGARVGTGSRRRRSQLLHRRPDLRVGDIRGNVETRLAKLDSGEFDAIVLAQAGLQRLGLADRITAQIPSDQMLPAPGQGSLGIECRADDSATRAAAALLDCAATHAAVTAERAALARLEGGCMAALGAWGRFQGGRLLLSVVVLSDDGQRRLFEEGAGDDPQALGVEVADRLLARGAAQLLRAR; from the coding sequence ATGACTGAGCCTGTCGTAGGCGCCCCGATCCGCCTGGGCACACGCGGCAGCCGCCTGGCGCGTTGGCAGGCCGACTGGGTTGCCGGGGAACTGCAGAAGCAGGGCTGCCCCGTAGAGATCGTGCCGATCGTCACCGAGGGAGACGTGCAGCAGGCGGGCCCCGTTGAGGCCATCGGCTCGCAGGGGGTGTTCACCAAGGCGATCCAGCGGGCGCTCGTGGCCCGTGAGATCGACCTGGCGGTCCACAGCCTCAAAGACCTGCCGACCGCCCCCGTGCCGGGGCTGATGCTGGCCGCGGCGCCGCCGCGCGAAGCGGTTGGCGACGCGTTGGTTTCGCCGGTGGCGGATTCGCTCGACGGCCTGCCGCCAGGGGCGCGGGTCGGCACCGGCAGCCGGCGGCGCCGATCGCAGCTGCTGCACCGGCGTCCCGACCTGCGGGTGGGCGACATCCGCGGCAACGTCGAGACGCGGCTGGCGAAGCTCGACTCGGGAGAGTTCGACGCGATCGTGCTGGCCCAAGCCGGGCTGCAACGCCTGGGGCTCGCCGACCGCATCACCGCGCAGATCCCGTCCGACCAGATGCTGCCCGCCCCCGGCCAGGGGTCGTTGGGGATCGAGTGCCGCGCGGACGACTCGGCCACCCGAGCAGCGGCCGCGCTGCTGGACTGCGCCGCCACGCACGCCGCGGTCACGGCCGAACGCGCGGCGCTCGCCAGGCTCGAAGGGGGCTGCATGGCCGCCCTGGGGGCGTGGGGCCGCTTCCAGGGGGGGCGGCTGCTGCTCTCGGTCGTCGTGCTCAGCGACGACGGCCAGCGCCGGCTGTTCGAGGAAGGAGCGGGGGACGACCCCCAAGCACTGGGCGTCGAGGTAGCGGACCGGTTGCTGGCACGAGGCGCCGCACAGTTGCTCCGCGCCCGCTAG
- a CDS encoding DUF502 domain-containing protein produces the protein MTPIPNTETDAPGQHRSFDTFRRAVLRGLGVLLPPLLTIVIFLWVGSTVVRYLLTPMEDAARYVLVEYGSDIKPRTAFPESRVVNGQVSTPDGEYIRTGDKRFIPAGVFLEVQESVGPGLMPKSATDVYQLYMEDRWLRREVVIPIFTCGFILVLYLLGKFLAAGVGRFFWSQFERIIDRLPIVRNVYSSVKQVTDFVFTDPDLEYTRVVAIEYPRRGIWTVAFVTGESMLDIESAANESVMSVLVPTSPMPFTGFTVTVKKSETLDLNITLDQAFQFIVSCGVVVPPQQITAAVRRAKGEAPPVNGAPLTANKLESAEHIAAARPESDDD, from the coding sequence ATGACCCCCATCCCCAATACCGAAACCGACGCCCCCGGCCAGCACCGGTCGTTCGACACGTTCCGCCGGGCCGTGCTGCGCGGCCTGGGGGTGCTGCTGCCGCCGCTGCTGACGATCGTCATCTTCCTTTGGGTCGGGAGCACGGTGGTCCGCTACCTGCTGACCCCCATGGAGGATGCGGCGCGGTACGTGCTGGTGGAATACGGCTCCGACATCAAGCCGCGCACCGCCTTCCCGGAAAGCCGAGTCGTCAACGGCCAGGTGTCGACCCCCGACGGGGAGTACATCCGCACCGGCGACAAGCGGTTCATCCCGGCCGGCGTGTTCTTGGAGGTGCAAGAGAGCGTCGGCCCCGGCTTGATGCCCAAGTCGGCGACCGACGTCTACCAGCTGTACATGGAAGACCGCTGGCTCCGCCGCGAGGTGGTGATCCCGATCTTCACCTGCGGCTTCATCCTGGTGCTGTACCTGCTGGGCAAGTTCCTGGCGGCGGGGGTGGGCCGGTTCTTCTGGAGCCAGTTCGAGCGGATCATCGACCGGCTGCCGATCGTCCGCAACGTCTACTCATCGGTCAAGCAGGTCACCGACTTCGTGTTTACCGACCCCGACCTGGAGTACACCCGGGTCGTCGCCATCGAGTACCCCCGACGCGGCATCTGGACGGTGGCCTTTGTGACGGGCGAGAGCATGCTCGATATCGAGAGCGCCGCCAACGAATCGGTGATGAGCGTGCTGGTGCCGACCTCGCCGATGCCGTTCACGGGCTTCACGGTGACCGTGAAGAAGAGCGAAACGCTCGACCTGAACATCACGCTCGACCAGGCCTTCCAGTTCATCGTGAGCTGCGGCGTGGTGGTGCCGCCGCAGCAGATCACCGCCGCGGTGCGCCGCGCCAAGGGCGAGGCGCCCCCCGTGAACGGCGCCCCGCTCACGGCCAACAAGCTCGAGTCGGCCGAACACATCGCCGCGGCCCGCCCGGAATCCGACGATGACTGA
- a CDS encoding LptF/LptG family permease, which translates to MRTIDRYLLWQFFQVFMICFLSLAGLYIVIDAFSKLDNFLDHAREHGNLAATMARHYGFQSLAFFNRTSGVLALAAAMFTVTWIQRHNEMTALLAAGIPRLRVLRPVLIACVMIAFGAAAAREFILPGIRHELRVDARNLSGELQLDLHSRYDNVTDILLAGSKAVVAGQKITSPSFILPPPLAKYGKQLAAEEAKFVEASGGRPSGYLLSKVKTPAALLSSPSLTLADGSIAVATPQDVPWLEPDQVFVVSRVSFELLASGAEWRDFASLRELATELRNPSTELGPDVRVAVHTRVLQPLLDITLLMLGLPLVVSSGARNPFIAIGYCLTVVTAFFLVSLGAQSLGGTGLISPVLAAWAPLVSFGPIAVGMCDPLRS; encoded by the coding sequence ATGCGCACGATCGATCGCTACCTGCTCTGGCAGTTCTTTCAGGTCTTTATGATCTGTTTCCTCAGCCTGGCCGGGCTGTACATCGTCATCGACGCCTTCAGCAAGCTCGACAACTTCCTCGACCACGCCCGCGAGCACGGCAACCTGGCCGCCACCATGGCCCGCCACTACGGCTTCCAGAGCCTGGCGTTCTTCAACCGCACCAGCGGCGTGCTGGCGCTGGCCGCGGCCATGTTTACCGTCACCTGGATCCAGCGGCACAACGAGATGACCGCCCTGTTGGCCGCCGGCATCCCCCGGCTGCGCGTGCTGCGGCCGGTGCTGATCGCCTGTGTGATGATCGCCTTCGGCGCGGCCGCGGCGCGGGAGTTCATCCTCCCCGGCATCCGCCACGAGCTGCGGGTGGACGCCCGCAACCTGTCGGGCGAGCTGCAGCTCGACCTCCACTCGCGGTACGACAACGTGACCGACATCCTGCTGGCCGGCAGCAAGGCCGTGGTGGCCGGCCAGAAGATCACCTCGCCCAGCTTCATCCTGCCGCCGCCGCTGGCCAAGTACGGCAAGCAGCTCGCCGCGGAAGAAGCCAAGTTCGTCGAGGCCTCCGGGGGCCGCCCCAGCGGCTACCTGCTGTCGAAGGTCAAAACGCCCGCTGCGCTGCTTTCCAGCCCGTCGTTGACGCTGGCCGACGGCTCGATCGCTGTGGCGACGCCGCAAGACGTGCCGTGGCTGGAGCCGGACCAGGTGTTCGTCGTCAGCCGGGTGTCGTTCGAGCTGCTGGCCTCGGGCGCCGAGTGGCGCGACTTCGCCTCGCTGCGCGAACTGGCGACCGAGCTACGCAACCCCAGCACCGAGCTGGGCCCCGACGTACGCGTGGCGGTCCACACCCGCGTGCTGCAGCCGCTGCTCGACATCACGCTGTTGATGCTGGGGCTGCCGCTGGTGGTCTCCAGCGGCGCCCGCAACCCGTTCATCGCCATCGGCTACTGCCTGACGGTGGTCACCGCGTTCTTCCTGGTGTCGCTGGGCGCCCAATCGCTGGGAGGCACCGGGCTGATTTCGCCGGTCCTCGCCGCCTGGGCCCCGCTGGTGTCGTTCGGCCCGATCGCTGTGGGGATGTGCGACCCGCTGCGGAGCTGA
- the flgF gene encoding flagellar basal-body rod protein FlgF, producing the protein MPLGLYIAADGAQAQSKRLETIANNLANVDTAGFKPDIATFQARYSEAIQQNQDFPGSQSINDIGGGVKVIQTQTNFAAGRIEHTGNDTDLAIIGEGFFQVQGGDGQQYLTRAGDMRLDNTGRLVTADGDRPVLSADGSSITLTPGVPWNISVDGFVQQNGEAAPLALVRPESLNELTKVGSNLFRPGGEVEPVAANQREVRQGYLEMSGSNSTRQMMSMIETSRAFEANAKMIQNQDQMVQNLVGRLLRA; encoded by the coding sequence ATGCCACTCGGCCTGTACATCGCTGCGGACGGCGCCCAAGCGCAGTCGAAGCGGCTCGAGACGATCGCCAACAACCTGGCGAACGTCGACACCGCTGGCTTCAAGCCAGACATCGCTACGTTCCAGGCCCGCTACTCTGAGGCGATCCAGCAGAACCAAGACTTCCCCGGCTCGCAGTCGATCAACGACATCGGCGGCGGCGTCAAGGTGATCCAGACGCAGACCAATTTCGCCGCGGGGCGGATCGAGCACACCGGGAACGACACCGACCTGGCCATCATCGGCGAGGGGTTCTTTCAGGTCCAAGGTGGGGACGGTCAGCAGTACCTCACCCGCGCCGGCGACATGCGGCTGGACAACACCGGCCGGCTGGTGACCGCCGACGGCGACCGCCCCGTGCTCAGCGCAGACGGGTCGTCGATCACGCTCACCCCGGGCGTCCCCTGGAACATCTCGGTCGACGGCTTCGTCCAACAGAACGGCGAAGCGGCGCCGCTGGCGTTGGTGCGGCCCGAGTCGCTGAACGAGCTCACCAAGGTCGGCTCGAACCTGTTCCGCCCCGGCGGCGAGGTAGAGCCGGTGGCCGCCAATCAGCGGGAGGTCCGTCAGGGCTACCTAGAGATGTCGGGCTCCAACTCCACGCGGCAGATGATGTCGATGATCGAGACGTCACGAGCGTTCGAAGCCAACGCCAAGATGATCCAGAACCAAGACCAGATGGTCCAGAACCTGGTTGGAAGGCTGCTGCGAGCGTAG
- the flgG gene encoding flagellar basal-body rod protein FlgG: protein MSVQTLYTAATGMEALETKLDVIANNMANINTTGFKKDRANFEDLFYKQERLPGALDSDGNRTSTGIEVGLGTRVSSTQSDFDQGAFITTGNQLDVAIEGDGFFRVQDPNGDYLYTRAGNFGINADGNLVMASASTGWLIDPQINIPPEAVNIIITPDGVVQYQTTDSTQYQGGDQLQLATFINPDGLLKMGDSLFKETEASGNAQTGNPTDPGFGSVRQGFLEASNVEPVSELIDLITTQRAFELNSQVVQAGDQIMQVVANLRRG, encoded by the coding sequence ATGAGCGTTCAAACCCTCTACACCGCCGCGACGGGCATGGAAGCCCTCGAGACGAAGCTCGACGTGATCGCCAATAATATGGCGAACATCAACACCACCGGCTTCAAGAAGGACCGGGCCAACTTCGAGGACCTGTTCTACAAGCAGGAACGCCTCCCCGGCGCCCTCGACTCGGACGGCAACCGCACCAGCACCGGCATCGAGGTCGGCCTCGGCACGCGCGTCAGCAGCACGCAGAGCGACTTCGACCAGGGCGCCTTTATCACCACCGGCAACCAGCTCGACGTGGCGATCGAGGGGGACGGCTTCTTCCGCGTGCAGGACCCCAACGGCGACTACCTCTACACCCGCGCCGGAAACTTCGGCATCAACGCAGACGGCAACCTGGTGATGGCGTCGGCCAGCACCGGCTGGCTCATCGACCCCCAGATCAACATCCCGCCCGAGGCGGTCAACATCATCATCACCCCCGACGGCGTCGTCCAATACCAGACGACCGACTCGACCCAGTACCAGGGTGGCGACCAGCTTCAGCTCGCTACGTTCATCAACCCCGACGGCCTGCTGAAGATGGGCGACAGCCTGTTCAAGGAGACCGAGGCGTCCGGCAACGCGCAGACCGGCAACCCCACCGACCCCGGCTTCGGGTCGGTGCGGCAAGGCTTCCTCGAGGCCTCGAACGTCGAGCCGGTGTCGGAGCTCATCGACCTGATCACCACGCAGCGGGCCTTCGAGCTCAACTCGCAGGTGGTGCAGGCGGGCGACCAGATCATGCAAGTGGTGGCCAACCTGCGTCGCGGTTAA
- a CDS encoding ComF family protein, whose product MAVPMQVSSPPVVRRHPAWGAVRDALFPPVCVACQCGLSPPGSDLLFCQGCTEAMPLFDAIGCPRCGGPSPAADAGGCGLCRRTPLRFDAAYTAGAYDGLLRLMVLRAKRPIGEAVASALGELIWRTRGDELLAERIDQVAFVPMHWGRRLLRGTNAPEQIAARLAERLAVPVTPVLRRVRYTPPQAGLAQTERIRSVRGATALARGYFLAPPSVAGRRVLVVDDVLTTGSTLSDAARALKRGAAARVVAVAAARTL is encoded by the coding sequence ATGGCCGTTCCGATGCAGGTTTCCTCGCCACCCGTCGTGCGTCGCCACCCCGCCTGGGGGGCGGTGCGCGACGCGTTGTTCCCGCCGGTCTGCGTCGCGTGCCAGTGCGGGTTATCCCCGCCCGGCTCCGACCTGCTGTTTTGCCAGGGCTGCACCGAGGCGATGCCGCTGTTCGACGCGATCGGCTGCCCGCGGTGCGGCGGGCCCTCGCCGGCCGCAGACGCCGGAGGCTGCGGGTTGTGCCGCCGCACGCCGCTGCGGTTCGACGCCGCCTACACCGCGGGCGCCTACGACGGCCTGCTGCGGCTGATGGTGCTGCGCGCCAAGCGGCCTATCGGCGAGGCGGTCGCCTCTGCGCTGGGCGAGTTGATCTGGCGTACGCGGGGCGACGAGCTGCTGGCGGAGCGCATCGACCAGGTAGCGTTCGTGCCGATGCACTGGGGGCGCCGGCTGCTGCGCGGCACGAACGCCCCGGAGCAAATCGCTGCGCGGCTGGCGGAACGGCTGGCTGTGCCGGTTACGCCGGTCTTGCGGCGCGTCCGCTACACGCCGCCCCAGGCTGGGCTGGCGCAAACCGAGCGGATCCGCTCGGTGCGGGGCGCCACGGCGCTGGCGCGGGGCTATTTTTTAGCGCCGCCGAGCGTAGCGGGGCGACGCGTGCTGGTGGTCGACGACGTGCTGACGACCGGTTCGACCCTCAGCGACGCCGCCCGGGCGCTAAAACGGGGCGCCGCGGCCCGTGTGGTAGCGGTCGCGGCGGCCCGAACCCTTTAA